One window of Xanthomonas sp. 10-10 genomic DNA carries:
- the rnd gene encoding ribonuclease D encodes MPHWITHPSELSERLQASRPSRIGLDTEFIRERTYWPQLALVQMAIGEEILLIDPLIPGMNEALKEWLTATDIVKVMHSASEDLVTFKCACGVLPRPLFDTQIAAALAGIGGGMGYQKLVQEVTGTLLSKGETRSDWMRRPLSASQLEYAADDVRYLFAIHDELTARLTEQDRLGWLAEDAERLLATVEHDDGERWPHVSLRTAQFLEPAAQRRLLRLLRWRDLQARQSDRPRSWILDNELASQLARFPPADLDALLRQFDKFPKAPRKLANAVWDALNTPLPDEDAAPLAQAATDGNKAVLRRLQDAVAQRSRELGLPDGLLASRRHLETLIEQHSWPAALGQWRRQMLEAQLMPLLADTTAP; translated from the coding sequence GTGCCCCATTGGATCACCCACCCCTCCGAGCTGAGCGAACGCCTGCAGGCATCGCGTCCGTCCCGCATTGGCCTGGATACCGAGTTCATTCGCGAACGCACCTACTGGCCGCAACTGGCGCTGGTGCAGATGGCCATCGGCGAGGAGATCCTGTTGATCGACCCGCTGATCCCGGGCATGAACGAAGCGCTCAAGGAGTGGTTGACCGCCACCGACATCGTCAAGGTGATGCATAGCGCCAGCGAGGACCTGGTCACCTTCAAGTGCGCATGCGGCGTCTTGCCGCGTCCGTTGTTCGACACCCAGATCGCTGCCGCGCTGGCCGGTATAGGCGGCGGCATGGGCTACCAGAAGCTGGTGCAGGAAGTGACCGGCACCTTGCTGAGCAAGGGCGAGACGCGCTCGGACTGGATGCGTCGCCCGCTGTCGGCATCGCAACTGGAATACGCCGCCGATGATGTGCGTTACCTGTTCGCGATTCACGACGAGCTCACCGCCCGCCTTACCGAACAGGATCGCCTGGGCTGGCTGGCCGAAGACGCCGAGCGCCTGCTCGCCACGGTCGAGCACGATGACGGCGAGCGCTGGCCGCATGTGAGCCTGCGCACTGCACAGTTTCTGGAGCCGGCGGCGCAACGTCGGCTGCTGCGGCTATTGCGCTGGCGCGACCTGCAGGCGCGTCAGAGCGACCGCCCGCGCAGCTGGATCCTGGACAACGAACTGGCCAGCCAGCTGGCACGGTTTCCGCCGGCCGATCTGGACGCCCTGCTGCGCCAGTTCGACAAGTTTCCCAAGGCGCCACGCAAGCTCGCCAATGCGGTGTGGGACGCGCTCAACACGCCGTTGCCCGACGAAGACGCCGCACCGCTGGCGCAGGCCGCCACCGACGGCAACAAGGCCGTGCTCAGGCGCTTGCAGGATGCGGTGGCGCAGCGCAGCCGCGAGCTTGGCTTACCGGATGGTCTGCTCGCCTCGCGCCGGCATCTGGAAACCCTGATCGAGCAGCACAGCTGGCCCGCCGCACTGGGCCAGTGGCGTCGCCAGATGCTGGAAGCGCAGCTGATGCCGCTGCTGGCCGACACTACGGCGCCATAA